In Salmo trutta chromosome 37, fSalTru1.1, whole genome shotgun sequence, the following proteins share a genomic window:
- the LOC115176817 gene encoding carcinoembryonic antigen-related cell adhesion molecule 1-like, with protein sequence MTGHIVTFNCSASSQPPSQFSWFFNGSQVATGSVYETGPLTLASHGEYTCVAFNNITVRNSTASKMLTVVEAITSVMVKRNKLPIASDNLTLTCDVTGRYDTIYWMKDNRSLVLNNTLNSDITISNNSLHFSPVKVSNDGNYQCVATNLFGPNTSPKYQLLVDCKYWCLNLLVKYFKR encoded by the exons ATGACAGGACACATCGTGACcttcaactgctctgcctcctctcagcctcccagCCAGTTCAGCTGGTTCTTCAATGGCTCCCAGGTGGCGACTGGCTCAGTGTATGAGACTGGCCCACTGACCTTAGCCAGTCATGGGGAGTACACCTGTGTGGCCTTCAACAACATCACTGTCAGAAACAGCACTGCCTCCAAGATGCTCACTGTTGTTG AGGCTATAACGTCGGTGATGGTGAAACGAAACAAATTACCAATAGCATCTGACAACCTAACCCTGACCTGTGATGTCACCGGGCGCTATGACACCATCTACTGGATGAAGGACAACCGGTCTCTGGTCCTGAACAACACCTTGAACTCTGACATCACCATCTCTAACAACTCTCTGCACTTCAGTCCAGTCAAGGTGTCTAACGATGGAAACTATCAGTGCGTCGCCACCAACCTCTTTGGTCCAAACACCAGCCCTAAATACCAGCTACTGGTGGACTGTAAGTACTGGTGTTTGAATCTGTTGGTGAAATATTTTAAAAGATAA